In one Oryza glaberrima chromosome 2, OglaRS2, whole genome shotgun sequence genomic region, the following are encoded:
- the LOC127763587 gene encoding probable serine/threonine-protein kinase PIX13 has translation MGNICGGSGKAHVSGDCRPPSSGTMTPKTSSSITTSNSTTGKLSSVGSSFMASSGSGGTSSGFDDGVYPEGQILEAPNLRTFTFIELRTATKNFRPDSVLGEGGFGRVYKGWVDEKTMNPVKGGTGMVVAVKKLNSESMQGYEEWQSEINFLGRLSHPNLVKLLGYCFEDKELLLVYEFMAKGSLENHLFKKGCPPLSWELRLKIAIGAARGLAFLHASEKQVIYRDFKASNILLDANYNAKLSDFGLAKLGPTGSNSHITTRVMGTYGYAAPEYVATGHLYVKSDVYGFGVVMLEMMSGQRALDPNRPNGQLSLVDWAKPYLADRRKLARLMDPRFEGQYNSKQAVQAAQLTLNCLAGEPRSRPSMKEVLETLERIESMKSRARDARGSGSSRDHSHGRATAHQRSSPRPDGRRGSRTNGHATKAR, from the exons atgGGGAACATCTGTGGTGGTTCAGGGAAGGCTCATGTGTCGGGGGATTGCAGGCCGCCTAGCTCAG GGACAATGACCCCCAAAACAAGCAGCAGCATCACAACCAGCAATAGCACAACTGGGAAGCTCTCCTCCGTTGGCAGCAGCTTCATGGCTTCTTCCGGAAGCGGCGGCACGAGCAGCGGATTCGACGACGGTGTTTACCCAGAGGGCCAGATCCTGGAGGCACCAAACCTCAGGACATTCACATTCATTGAGCTCCGGACAGCCACCAAGAACTTCAGGCCGGATAGTGTTCTTGGGGAGGGCGGCTTTGGGAGGGTGTACAAAGGATGGGTGGATGAGAAGACGATGAACCCGGTGAAGGGCGGCACCGGCATGGTTGTTGCTGTCAAGAAGCTCAACTCAGAGAGCATGCAAGGTTATGAGGAATGGCAG TCAGAGATAAACTTTCTGGGTAGGCTCTCGCATCCAAACCTAGTCAAGCTCTTGGGCTACTGCTTCGAGGACAAGGAACTTTTGCTCGTGTATGAATTCATGGCCAAAGGGAGCTTAGAGAACCATCTTTTCAAGA AAGGATGTCCTCCACTATCATGGGAACTGAGGCTGAAGATAGCCATTGGTGCAGCTCGAGGACTTGCGTTCCTGCATGCCTCAGAGAAACAAGTCATCTACCGTGACTTTAAGGCTTCCAACATCCTTCTAGATGCT AACTATAATGCAAAGCTCTCTGATTTTGGGCTTGCTAAGCTTGGACCAACTGGTAGCAACTCACATATCACAACAAGGGTCATGGGCACATATGGTTATGCAGCACCGGAGTATGTAGCCACTG GTCATTTATATGTCAAGAGTGATGTTTACGGTTTCGGAGTTGTGATGCTGGAGATGATGTCCGGTCAGCGAGCACTAGACCCCAACCGTCCTAATGGGCAGCTCAGCCTTGTGGACTGGGCGAAGCCCTACTTGGCGGACCGGAGAAAGCTTGCCCGCCTCATGGACCCCCGGTTTGAGGGCCAGTATAACTCCAAACAAGCTGTTCAGGCGGCGCAGTTGACGCTAAATTGCCTGGCAGGTGAGCCCAGGAGCAGGCCCTCAATGAAGGAAGTTCTTGAGACACTCGAAAGGATCGAATCGATGAAGAGCCGAGCAAGGGACGCAAGAGGAAGCGGTTCATCAAGAGACCATAGCCATGGTCGCGCCACAGCGCACCAACGGTCGTCGCCGCGCCCTGATGGCCGCCGTGGATCAAGGACCAATGGTCACGCCACCAAGGCACGGTGA
- the LOC127761248 gene encoding sialyltransferase-like protein 4, with translation MRVLPLALAAAIFSGVTAILVYLSGLSSYGGARVSDADLAALGALQSGFSKCVDANGLGLKAIAGEDYCRIVIQYPSDTDSKWKDPKTGEPEGLSFEFNLCEAVASWEQVRNSTTILTKEYIDALPNGWEEYAWRRINKGIHLNKCQNRTLCMEKLSLVLPETPPYVPRQFGRCAVVGNSGDLLKTKFGDEIDSYDVVIRENGAPIQNYTEYVGTKSTFRLLNRGSAKALDKVVELDETKKEALIVKTTIHDIMNQMIREIPITNPVYLMLGTSFGSSAKGTGLKALEFALSMCDSVHMYGFTVDPGYKEWTRYFSESRKGHTPLHGRAYYQMMECLGLVKIHSPMRGDPGRVVKWAPTKDTIEAARVASEKLLKRPGAGSEGPLSSCTMIKKREKGKTPKRSVVRHAALKHLEYMRGATRYPLERNAGGGYLCMINER, from the exons ATGCGGGTGCTCcccctcgcgctcgccgccgccatcttctcCGGCGTCACCGCCATCCTCGTCTACCTCTCCGGCCTCTCCTCAT atggcggcgctagggtttcggatGCGGACTTGGCGGCGCTCGGCGCGCTGCAGAGCGGCTTCAGCAAGTGTGTG gatGCAAATGGACTAGGGCTGAAAGCAATTGCAGGAGAGGATTACTGTCGAATTGTAATACAGTATCCAAGCGATACAGATTCTAAGTGG AAAGATCCAAAAACTGGAGAACCTGAAGGTTTATCATTTGAGTTCAATCTCTGTGAAGCTGTGGCTTCATGGGAGCAG GTCCGCAATAGCACAACAATACTCACAAAGGAGTACATCGATGCGTTGCCAAATGGTTGGGAGGAGTATGCATGGCGCAGGATCAATAAAGGAATCCATCT GAACAAGTGCCAGAACAGGACTCTTTGCATGGAAAAGCTTTCATTAGTTCTTCCTGAGACACCACCATATGTACCTCGGCAATTTGGTAGATGTGCTGTAGTTGGAAACTCTGGGGATCTTCTTAAAACCAAATTTGGGGATGAAATTGATTCTTATGATGTCGTTATTAGAGAGAACGGTGCACCCATCCAG AATTATACAGAATATGTTGGGACAAAGAGTACATTTCGCCTTCTTAACAGAGGATCTGCAAAGGCTCTAGATAAAGTTGTTGAGTTAGATG AAACAAAAAAGGAAGCCCTTATCGTTAAGACAACAATACATGATATCATGAACCAAATGATCCGG GAAATTCCAATAACCAATCCAGTATACCTCATGCTAGGCACATCGTTTGGTTCCTCTGCTAAAGGAACTGGGCTTAAGGCTCTTGAATTCGCTCTGTCTATGTGTGACAGTGTCCACATGTATGGATTTACAGTAGACCCAGGATACAAGGAATG GACCAGGTACTTTTCGGAGTCCAGAAAGGGACACACTCCACTACATGGGAGAGCATATTATCAAATGATGGAATGTCTTGGT CTTGTAAAAATCCACTCACCTATGCGAGGTGATCCTGGCAGAGTAGTAAAGTGGGCTCCAACCAAGGACACCATTGAAGCTGCTAGGGTTGCTTCTGAGAAACTGTTGAA GAGACCTGGGGCTGGAAGCGAGGGCCCTTTGAGCTCTTGCACCATGATAAAGAAGCGCGAGAAAGGGAAGACACCAAAAAGATCTGTTGTCCGCCATGCTGCCTTGAAGCATCTGGAGTACATGAGAGGTGCCACCAGGTACCCTCTGGAGCGGAATGCTGGGGGTGGTTACCTCTGCATGATCAACGAAAGATAG
- the LOC127761249 gene encoding uncharacterized protein LOC127761249 encodes MEGRRAAAAVALCCILILLSGDQLHQVAAMSKFCRCYSQCYPDCRKNLPRFICVLKCIDDCSPNKKKVAAGDCNRFCLLAICGMALNGQADVASCVDDCTKNPNLHTKFL; translated from the exons ATGGAGGGgaggagagcagcagcagcggttgCTCTCTGCTGCATTCTCATCCTGCTGTCAGGTGATCAGCTTCATCAGGTGGCTGCCATGTCCAAGTTCTGCAGATGCTACTCGCAGTGCTACCCTGACTGCAGGAAGAACCTGCCTCGGTTCATCTGCGTGCTCAAATGCATCGATGATTGCAGCCCTAACAAGAAGaaggtggccgccggcgactgCAACAGATTTTGCCTGCTCGCCATCTGCGGCATGGCGTTGAATG GGCAAGCTGATGTTGCATCTTGCGTAGATGACTGCACCAAGAACCCAAATCTACACACCAAGTTCCTTTAA
- the LOC127761239 gene encoding disease resistance protein RGA2-like, translating into MGLVVTAAAEAAIGWVVQSILGNFFTGQMQVWTREVGLSQEVQELETEMRSMQMVLAAAESSKIDNRPLAESLDELKELLYDAEDVMDELDYYRLQQHIEGKGSSAASCTNPEGSFVSSSTPSYFQRVSNSMNHNIGLAMRGKKRKSEEEEDQTHSTVLPLEIKHDISKSINEIVNRLRSRGQPVQGVLQLEILRQIAMPKQSHSEPRKSRQTTSLPIEHKVYGRDAERDNIIELLTRGKSSDLGVLPLVGVGGVGKTTLARFVYHDQRIKDHFDLRMWVCVSDNFNEKNLTHEMLELVCKDKQGYKNIISFDVLQKTLQEKIRHKRFLLVLDDMWEDGDRSGWEKLLAPLKCNEANGCMIVATTQKTSVARMIGTMSKVEVNGLDETEFWLLFKACAFLRNENHVRDPILQSIGKQIAKELKGNPLAARSVGALLNRSVSFEHWRKVQYKWKFLLEHDDNNILSILEFSYEFLPFHLQRCFSYCSLFPKDHQFTREKLVCAWMSQNFVRCECHTGRLEETGKQYLDDLVDSGFFEEVESHYVMHDLMHDLAEKVSQNECATVDGLESKKIPPGVRHLSIITTAYDEERCKFPSEKFENILKNIVSLQKLRTLMFFGRNSITLLSSLDSLCKESKRLRLLKINVTAANISSTHNLLSSYHLRCLELVVEPTVSISGYLEIVNACIPQALTKFYHLQVLDASSLANIIVPSGMNNLVNLRHIIAHEKVHTEISGVGSLTSLQELTFKVQDASNFNVRQLRSMNELVILRISQLENVKTKEEAKSAKLIDKEHLQQLSLSWDDYSMSSEPTAEKTRDDVLEGLEPHQNLKDLQLTRYSGATSPTWLANNVTSLQTLHLENYRGWRIVKSLEMLPVLRKLKLIKMWNLISVSIPSYLEELVLVNTPKLEKCLGTYGPDLTSGLRVLMVKDCPRLNKFTLFHSDYFHTKQKSWFPSLKKLTIGRCHCIIEWKILPLEEMGVLKELELMDVPFVEELSVPSLEKLVLIQMPSLQRCSGITASPPLPVSTSQVHQKELVSSLRKLTINDCPSLTVSIPMPPSPLISDLSIKGLSAFPTMKIYQRTFTVQSNNLTEMDGRILPFHNLKGLRSMYLQHCPNLIYVSNEVFSQLIALERLVIQMCPNLLQLQVMSESVHENSIPSTNDVVLPSLKSLVISSCGTAGRWLTQMLPHLQSLEKLDLWGCPQIKFLLMIQPTETDATSSLASAEPTTARDEQILQIPCNILRSLKMLRIWSCPDLEFSGVNGGFGGCTSLMMLEIKDCPKLVSSLVNETNNNGLLPMSLQDLNLSPLPVNLQSFSPEGLPHLKKLSLDSQYLESVQLNPCMALEYLQILGCEQLGVLEGLQHLSSLRRLDIHMNPELSAVWDRKLKEQGQGGSLGGLFPLSLAELVVRNFKGSIHPRFLSCLPSLTKLELRHCPQLTSLQLGYCTALEELKIIFCTELASIEGFQSIRNLRSLTVHGSTGVPRCLQLVLQQQGASDTWFRLETLDIDDTSVLSMTLCKHLTSLRFLMLDGNSSGCMASLTEEQERALQLLTSLRELHFEYCLHIESLPANLRSIDSLEELYIRGCRNVRGLPKMGLPSSLLYLVLYDASEELCMQCRMAETEKLRVHLLNSELATLSYS; encoded by the exons ATGGGGTTGGTTGTCACGGCGGCAGCTGAGGCTGCAATAGGATGGGTGGTGCAAAGCATCCTCGGAAATTTCTTCACTGGACAGATGCAAGTGTGGACGCGTGAAGTTGGCCTTTCTCAAGAAGTTCAGGAGCTCGAGACTGAGATGAGGAGCATGCAGATGGTGCTTGCAGCCGCCGAGAGTAGCAAGATTGACAACAGGCCACTGGCCGAGTCGCTTGATGAGCTAAAAGAGCTGCTTTATGATGCTGAGGACGTGATGGACGAACTTGACTACTACCGGCTCCAGCAACACATCGAAG GGAAAGGTTCTAGTGCTGCTTCTTGTACTAACCCTGAGGGAAGTTTTGTGTCTTCATCTACTCCATCTTACTTCCAGCGAGTAAGCAACAGCATGAATCATAATATTGGTTTGGCTATGCGtggcaaaaaaaggaaaagcgaggaagaggaggatcaAACTCATAGCACCGTGCTGCCTCTTGAGATTAAACATGATATTTCTAAGAGTATCAACGAAATAGTGAATCGCTTACGCTCTAGGGGCCAGCCTGTGCAAGGAGTTCTTCAGCTAGAGATCTTACGCCAAATTGCAATGCCAAAGCAAAGCCATAGTGAGCCCAGGAAGTCTCGTCAGACAACTTCTCTTCCAATTGAACACAAGGTTTACGGGAGGGACGCAGAGAGGGACAACATAATAGAGCTATTAACAAGGGGGAAATCTAGTGATCTAGGTGTTCTGCCATTAGTTGGCGTTGGTGGTGTTGGGAAAACAACGCTTGCAAGATTTGTATACCATGATCAAAGAATTAAAGACCATTTTGATTTGAGAATGTGGGTTTGTGTATCCGATAATTTCAATGAGAAGAACCTAACACATGAGATGTTAGAGCTTGTGTGTAAAGATAAACAAGGTTACAAAAATATAATCAGTTTTGATGTGCTGCAGAAGACCCTTCAGGAGAAAATTAGACACAAAAGATTTCTGCTCGTATTGGACGATATGTGGGAAGATGGGGACAGGAGTGGATGGGAAAAGCTGTTAGCTCCATTGAAATGTAATGAAGCAAATGGATGCATGATTGTAGCAACAACTCAAAAGACATCAGTTGCAAGAATGATAGGAACAATGAGTAAGGTTGAAGTGAATGGTCTGGATGAAACAGAGTTTTGGTTGCTCTTCAAGGCATGTGCGTTTCTTCGTAATGAGAACCATGTGCGCGATCCAATTTTGCAATCAATTGGGAAACAAATTGCTAAAGAGCTAAAGGGCAACCCACTGGCTGCACGGAGCGTTGGTGCACTTTTAAACAGGAGCGTTAGCTTTGAGCACTGGAGGAAAGTTCAGTACAAATGGAAATTTCTTCTAGAACATGATGATAATAATATTCTATCCATCTTGGAGTTCAGTTATGAATTTCTACCATTCCACTTGCAGCGCTGTTTCTCATACTGCTCTCTGTTCCCAAAGGATCACCAATTTACTAGGGAAAAGTTAGTCTGTGCTTGGATGTCACAAAATTTTGTGCGGTGCGAATGCCATACGGGGAGATTGGAGGAAACAGGAAAGCAATATTTAGATGACTTAGTTGACTCTGGCTTCTTCGAAGAGGTTGAGTCACACTATGTTATGCATGACCTAATGCATGACTTGGCTGAGAAAGTTTCTCAAAATGAGTGTGCCACTGTAGATGGATTGGAATCTAAGAAAATTCCACCAGGTGTTCGACATCTGTCAATCATAACTACTGCTTATGATGAAGAACGTTGCAAGTTCCCTAGTGAGAAGTTTGAGAACATACTAAAGAATATCGTATCTTTGCAAAAACTGAGGACCTTGATGTTCTTCGGCCGAAATAGCATAACATTATTAAGCTCCTTAGATAGTTTATGCAAGGAATCAAAAAGGTTACGTTTGCTAAAGATTAATGTGACGGCTGCCAACATTAGCTCTACACACAATTTGTTAAGTTCATATCACCTCCGTTGTCTTGAACTCGTTGTTGAACCAACCGTGAGTATATCTGGATATCTGGAAATTGTAAATGCTTGCATTCCTCAAGCTTTGACAAAATTTTACCACCTCCAAGTGTTGGATGCTAGCAGTTTAGCCAATATTATAGTACCTTCTGGTATGAATAATCTCGTTAATTTACGTCATATTATTGCTCATGAGAAAGTGCACACAGAAATTTCTGGTGTTGGCAGCTTGACATCTCTTCAGGAACTGACATTCAAGGTTCAAGATGCTAGTAATTTTAATGTCAGACAACTTCGATCCATGAATGAGCTTGTAATACTTAGAATTTCTCAACTTGAAAATGTGAAAACTAAAGAAGAGGCCAAGAGTGCAAAATTGATTGAtaaagagcatctccaacagttgTCCTTGTCATGGGATGATTACAGCATGAGCTCTGAGCCTACTGCAGAGAAAACAAGAGACGATGTGCTTGAGGGTCTTGAGCCACACCAGAATCTCAAAGACCTACAGTTAACTCGATACAGTGGTGCTACATCACCGACTTGGCTTGCCAATAATGTTACCTCACTGCAGACACTTCATCTAGAGAACTATAGAGGATGGCGAATTGTTAAATCTCTTGAAATGCTTCCAGTACTCAGGAAACTAAAGTTAATCAAGATGTGGAATTTGATATCAGTCTCAATTCCTTCTTATTTGGAAGAGTTGGTCTTAGTTAATacaccaaaattggaaaaaTGTCTTGGCACTTATGGGCCAGATTTGACATCAGGTCTAAGAGTATTGATGGTGAAGGATTGCCCTCGGCTGAATAAGTTCACTCTTTTTCACAGTGACTATTTTCACACCAAGCAGAAGTCATGGTTTCCGTCTCTCAAGAAACTCACCATCGGTCGTTGTCATTGTATAAT AGAATGGAAGATCCTTCCCTTAGAGGAAATGGGAGTACTCAAGGAACTGGAATTAATGGACGTGCCTTTTGTTGAAGAATTGTCAGTTCCTTCTCTGGAGAAGTTGGTGTTGATTCAAATGCCTAGCCTGCAACGTTGCAGTGGAATAACAGCTTCTCCACCTCTACCGGTTTCGACCTCCCAAGTACATCAAAAGGAATTGGTATCTAGTCTCCGTAAACTCACCATCAATGATTGCCCCAGTTTGACAGTGTCGATTCCTATGCCACCTTCTCCTCTGATTTCTGATTTGTCCATAAAGGGACTTTCAGCATTTCCAACAATGAAGATATATCAGAGAACGTTCACTGTACAATCCAATAATTTGACTGAGATGGATGGCAGGATCTTACCGTTCCATAATCTGAAGGGCTTAAGGTCGATGTACCTACAACATTGTCCCAACTTGATCTATGTATCCAATGAAGTTTTCAGCCAGCTCATTGCTTTAGAACGTTTGGTCATACAGATGTGCCCTAATTTGCTCCAGCTACAAGTTATGTCCGAGTCAGTTCATGAAAACAGTATACCTAGTACAAATGATGTTGTCCTCCCGTCTCTGAAATCTCTCGTCATTTCATCATGTGGCACAGCAGGTAGATGGCTAACTCAAATGCTTCCTCATTTGCAGTCCCTTGAGAAGTTGGACTTATGGGGGTGTCCACAGATAAAATTCCTATTAATGATTCAACCTACAGAAACAGACGCAACGAGCAGTTTGGCTTCGGCAGAGCCAACCACAGCCAGGGATGAACAGATCTTGCAAATTCCATGTAATATCCTCCGTTCTCTAAAGATGTTACGCATTTGGAGCTGTCCAGACCTGGAGTTTTCTGGAGTCAATGGAGGATTTGGAGGATGCACCTCTCTTATGATGCTAGAAATTAAGGATTGCCCCAAGCTGGTCTCATCGTTGGTGAATGAAACAAACAACAATGGATTATTACCAATGTCACTTCAGGATCTTAATCTCAGTCCTCTCCCGGTAAACTTGCAGTCCTTCTCCCCTGAGGGCCTGCCTCACCTAAAAAAGTTAAGCCTAGATAGTCAATATTTGGAGTCTGTGCAGCTGAATCCCTGTATGGCCTTGGAGTATTTGCAGATCTTGGGGTGTGAACAGCTGGGTGTGTTGGAGGGCTTGCAGCACCTGAGCTCTCTTCGACGATTGGATATCCATATGAATCCTGAGTTGTCTGCAGTGTGGGATCGCAAGCTGAAGGAGCAAGGACAAGGCGGCAGTCTGGGTGGACTGTTTCCCCTGTCACTTGCAGAACTTGTGGTCAGAAATTTCAAAGGCAGTATCCATCCTCGTTTCCTGTCCTGCCTCCCTTCTCTCACAAAATTAGAGCTACGGCATTGTCCACAATTGACATCTCTACAGCTGGGATACTGCACAGCACTGGAAGAGCTGAAAATTATCTTCTGCACGGAGCTTGCATCAATAGAGGGCTTCCAGTCCATCAGAAACCTTAGGTCACTGACAGTACATGGCTCCACTGGTGTACCCCGATGTCTGCAGCTTGTGTTGCAGCAGCAAGGGGCCTCTGATACCTGGTTTAGACTGGAAACCCTAGATATTGATGATACTTCAGTCCTTTCCATGACCCTATGCAAACATCTCACATCTCTACGGTTCCTTATGTTAGATGGGAATAGTTCTGGTTGCATGGCGAGCCTGACAGAGGAACAAGAGAGAGCGCTCCAACTTCTCACCTCCTTACGAGAACTACATTTCGAGTACTGTCTGCATATCGAGTCACTTCCTGCAAATCTAAGAAGCATTGACTCCCTCGAGGAGTTATATATCAGAGGTTGTCGCAACGTCCGAGGATTGCCAAAGATGGGTCTACCATCGTCGCTCCTATACCTTGTATTATATGATGCCAGCGAGGAGCTATGTATGCAATGCAGAATGGCAGAAACTGAGAAGCTCAGGGTACATTTACTAAACAGTGAATTAGCCACGCTAAGCTACTCCTGA